TTGACCTTTTTCAGGTTCATGGGGTTGCTGCCAGGACGAATGACCACGTTTTTTAACAGTTGGGGCACCAGTTCCAGACCGGCGTCCAGTTCCGACAGGGGCTTCTGGGAGGAGGCCATCAGTTCCAAAATTTTCAGACCGGAGACCAGACCGTCACCCGTGGTGTTGTGATCCAGAAACAGAATATGCCCCGACTGCTCCCCCCCCAGGTTGAAACCGTTGGCCCGCATATGCTCCAACACATAGCGGTCCCCCACCTGGGTACGGATCAACTTGAGATCGTGGCTCTTTAAAAAACGCTCCAGACCCAGGTTGGACATCACCGTGGCAACAACACCTCCCCCTTTGAGGCGTTCCTGTTTTTTCATCTCCACGGCACACATGGCCAGCACATGGTCGCCATCCAAAATTTTGCCGTGCTCGTCACACACCACCAAACGATCCGCATCGCCATCAAAGGCGATCCCGATATCCGCCCGCACCTCCCGGACCTTTGCCTGAATTTTTTCCGGATGGAGGGAGCCGTAGCCGTCGTTGATGTTCAAGCCGTTGGGGGCGTTGCCGATGGTGATGACTTCTGCCCCCAGCTCCCACAAAATCGCCGGGGCCACCTTGTAGGCCGCTCCATGGGCGCAATCCACCACCACCCGCAAGCCATCCAGACGCAGCTCTTTGGGGAAGGTGTTTTTGCAAAATTCGATATAGCGGCCCAGAGCGTCGTCGATGCGCCAGGCGCGGCCCACCTTGTCCGGTTCGGGCTGATGCTGTTCCATCTCCCCTTCCAGCAACACCCGCTCGATCTCCTGCTCTACCGCATCGGGTAGCTTGTTGCCGCTGGGACCAAAAAACTTGATGCCGTTATCGTGGAAGGCATTATGGGAGGCGGAAATCATCACCCCCGCATCCGCCCGCAAGGCCCGGGTCAAAAAAGCGATGGCCGGTGTGGGAATAGGCCCTACCTGGAGGCAGTGGATCCCCATGGAGGTGAGTCCGGCTCTTAAGGCGGACTCGAAAAGATAGCCCGAAAGCCGGGTATCCTTGCCAATCACCACCCGATGACGATGCTCGCCGGTACGGAAAACCAAGCCCGCCGCCCGCCCCAGTTTCAAAACCAACTCCGGGGTCATGGGGTGTTGATTGGCTTCACCGCGAATGCCGTCGGTGCCGAAAAATTGTCGAGCTGAATCTTTTTTTGGGCTCATTATGCCGCAGCCTCCAAACCTTCCGACCAACCGAGGGCGGTGTCCAGTGCCTGACGGGTCCCAGCCACGTCATGTACCCGCACCATATCCGCTCCCCCCCAAAGAGCCCCCAGAGCGGCCAAAACGTGGCTGCCCACATCCCGCTTTTCCGGTTTGGCTTCCCCTGTCAGCGCCCCCACCACCCGTTTGCGTGAAACCCCCAAAAGCAGAGGCACCCCGAGACCTTTCAACACCGGCAGATGACGCAGGAGTGTGAGATTGTGTTGGGTGGACTTGCCAAAACCAATCCCGGGGTCGGCGATCAAACGTTTTGGATCAATGCCGTGTTTTTGGCAAAGAGTGATGCGTTCCTCTAAAAATTCAAATACCTCCACCACCACATCCTGATAGTGGGGAGCCTCCTGCATGGTGGCCGGTGTGCCGCCCATGTGCATGAGAATAATGGGATGATCAGTGGCAGCCAGCAGTTCCAATGCTTCGGGGTTGATCCCATCCCGGTTGGAAGAGGGGCCAGTGCTGTCCCCAGTGTTCATCCCCCCTCCCAGGGCGGTGACATCGTTGATCATCCCGGCTCCCACCGCCAGGGCTTTTTTCATCACCCCCGCCTTGGAGGTGTCCACCGATATGGGAATTTTAACCCGCTGGGCCAAGGCTTCCACTACCGGCAAAACCCGTTGGCACTCTTGTTCAAGAGAGACCGGTGTGGCTCCTGGACGGGTGGACTCTCCCCCCACATCCAGAATATCCGCACCCGCTTCAGCCAGTGCAACACCCTGGGCCACGGCTTCGTCCACACTCTCAAGACGCCCCCCATCGGAAAATGAATCCGGGGTGACGTTGAGGATGCCCATGATCAGAGGCCGACTAAAATCCAGCTGCCAGCGTGGATTATCCCCCCAGCCATAGCGATGAGGGGGGGCGGTATGGTTTGCGAGTGCGGTACGGATTTTTTCGCCAGCCCCTTTGGCTGCGCTGCGATCCAGTTGGGTGAGCCAAGCCAGCAGCCCCCCTTGGGAGAGCAGGCCCTTTATTTCACTCCGGTCACCCTCCGCCAACACGGTCATCCCCGGCGGCGGCAGGTCGTGCCACTGGGGCAACCACCCCAAAATACGCAACTGCCAGA
The sequence above is a segment of the Magnetococcales bacterium genome. Coding sequences within it:
- a CDS encoding phosphoglucosamine mutase codes for the protein MSPKKDSARQFFGTDGIRGEANQHPMTPELVLKLGRAAGLVFRTGEHRHRVVIGKDTRLSGYLFESALRAGLTSMGIHCLQVGPIPTPAIAFLTRALRADAGVMISASHNAFHDNGIKFFGPSGNKLPDAVEQEIERVLLEGEMEQHQPEPDKVGRAWRIDDALGRYIEFCKNTFPKELRLDGLRVVVDCAHGAAYKVAPAILWELGAEVITIGNAPNGLNINDGYGSLHPEKIQAKVREVRADIGIAFDGDADRLVVCDEHGKILDGDHVLAMCAVEMKKQERLKGGGVVATVMSNLGLERFLKSHDLKLIRTQVGDRYVLEHMRANGFNLGGEQSGHILFLDHNTTGDGLVSGLKILELMASSQKPLSELDAGLELVPQLLKNVVIRPGSNPMNLKKVKDAISRAEMELGDSGRILVRKSGTEPKVRVMIEGDSPERIAELVDDICETIETSSGGTRT
- a CDS encoding dihydropteroate synthase family protein — its product is MGILNVTPDSFSDGGRLESVDEAVAQGVALAEAGADILDVGGESTRPGATPVSLEQECQRVLPVVEALAQRVKIPISVDTSKAGVMKKALAVGAGMINDVTALGGGMNTGDSTGPSSNRDGINPEALELLAATDHPIILMHMGGTPATMQEAPHYQDVVVEVFEFLEERITLCQKHGIDPKRLIADPGIGFGKSTQHNLTLLRHLPVLKGLGVPLLLGVSRKRVVGALTGEAKPEKRDVGSHVLAALGALWGGADMVRVHDVAGTRQALDTALGWSEGLEAAA